In Nocardioides cavernae, a single genomic region encodes these proteins:
- a CDS encoding DapH/DapD/GlmU-related protein gives MFLVTIAKRILFNRLPETKRVRMWPSLGQVGSDVRLTGYPNFGSEPFLIEIGSHVTISANVAFVNHDGGARVFRDASPNLHVYNRISVGSHVFIGMGTIILPGVTIGDRCVIGAGSVVTRDIPDGSVAVGVPCRVIKSIDEYETGVRLKGIDWPIGQYDESWRRKLLSLYPSPAVSKQRHT, from the coding sequence ATGTTTCTTGTAACCATTGCCAAACGCATCCTCTTCAACCGACTGCCTGAGACGAAGCGGGTGCGGATGTGGCCGTCGCTCGGGCAGGTGGGCAGCGACGTGCGACTAACTGGTTATCCGAATTTTGGGTCGGAACCCTTTCTCATTGAAATCGGTTCACATGTGACAATTTCGGCAAACGTTGCCTTCGTCAACCACGATGGTGGCGCCAGAGTGTTTCGCGACGCGAGCCCCAATCTGCACGTATATAACCGCATCTCGGTCGGCAGCCACGTGTTCATAGGAATGGGCACGATTATTCTCCCTGGTGTAACGATCGGTGATCGTTGCGTCATCGGAGCCGGGAGCGTAGTCACACGCGACATCCCAGATGGTTCCGTGGCGGTAGGCGTCCCGTGCAGAGTGATCAAGTCGATTGACGAGTACGAGACCGGCGTTCGTCTGAAGGGAATAGATTGGCCGATTGGTCAGTACGACGAGTCGTGGCGCCGCAAACTTCTCTCTCTTTACCCATCCCCGGCCGTTTCTAAACAGCGCCACACATAG
- a CDS encoding glycosyltransferase yields the protein MTSIAPTPDAIAAGIVAFEPDVDLLLRNVSAIKDQVTTVWVYDNGSSNVEAAAEALRPISGVRLVRSGSNDGIAAAFNAVARMARDAGFKWLVTLDQDSVAPAGMVAALASKAKPGTPLIAPHIVDRNKTTVAAVQATALPPVEYFSRAASKGAITSGALLDLGVLEEVGGFDETFFIDYVDYDLNMRLMRAGYKIARANDTHLSHAVGEARQTWLFTPRRGVDGRWRIERFYAFGHSPTRCYYKARNRVLYSRKHWRSVGLRNEGIVQIPQQIALTLLFEDQKIAKLRAFARGTYEGFRAPLDNGRQARKA from the coding sequence ATGACGTCCATCGCACCCACGCCTGATGCGATCGCGGCAGGCATCGTGGCGTTTGAACCAGATGTCGATCTACTGCTCCGCAATGTCTCGGCCATCAAGGATCAAGTGACGACCGTCTGGGTCTATGACAACGGATCATCAAACGTGGAGGCCGCAGCTGAGGCGCTGCGTCCGATCTCGGGCGTGCGATTGGTTCGTAGCGGCTCAAACGACGGCATTGCCGCAGCATTCAATGCCGTCGCCCGCATGGCTCGCGACGCTGGTTTCAAATGGCTGGTGACTTTGGATCAAGACAGCGTGGCGCCGGCTGGCATGGTCGCGGCTCTTGCTTCTAAAGCCAAACCGGGCACGCCACTCATCGCGCCGCACATTGTTGACCGGAACAAGACAACCGTTGCCGCCGTACAAGCCACTGCCCTCCCACCCGTCGAATACTTCTCCAGAGCCGCGAGCAAAGGAGCGATAACTTCTGGAGCCCTCCTCGATCTGGGCGTCCTCGAAGAAGTCGGAGGTTTCGATGAGACGTTTTTCATTGACTACGTCGACTACGACCTAAACATGCGTCTCATGCGAGCGGGTTACAAGATTGCGCGGGCGAACGATACACATCTATCGCACGCCGTCGGCGAAGCTCGCCAAACCTGGCTCTTTACGCCTCGGCGCGGCGTTGATGGCCGCTGGCGAATCGAACGCTTCTACGCTTTCGGGCACAGCCCCACAAGGTGCTACTACAAGGCACGCAACAGGGTTCTCTACTCGAGGAAACATTGGCGAAGCGTGGGGCTCCGCAACGAGGGAATTGTTCAGATCCCGCAGCAAATTGCGCTTACGCTGTTGTTCGAAGACCAAAAGATCGCGAAATTGAGGGCGTTCGCAAGGGGCACCTATGAGGGTTTCCGCGCGCCGCTAGACAATGGCCGCCAGGCGAGGAAGGCCTAA
- the cysN gene encoding sulfate adenylyltransferase subunit CysN: MASTTDAHTAAQGEMDLLRFATAGSVDDGKSTLIGRLLLDSKSIFEDQLEAVESTSQSKGYDYTDLALLTDGLRSEREQGITIDVAYRYFATPARKFIIADTPGHIQYTRNMVTGASTADLGLVLVDARQGLTEQSRRHAVLLSLLRVPHLVLAINKMDLVDWSQEVYEKIHKEFSSFATKLNIPDLEVIPISALQGDNVVNRSENTPWYSGPTLMHHLEHVHVASDRDLVDTRFPVQYVIRPKSDQYHDFRGYAGQVAGGVLKKGDEVVVLPSGMTSTISKVELFDQEIPEAFPPMSVTIHLEDDVDVSRGDMIARPKNAPKPSQDIDAMICWMTNEPLRPRQKLAIKHTTRMGRAMVKDIQYRLDVNSLHRDQEAGELSLNEIGRVQLRTTVPLLCDPYSKNRTTGSFILIDEATGVTVGAGMINTAS; encoded by the coding sequence ATGGCCAGCACCACTGACGCCCACACCGCCGCCCAGGGCGAGATGGACCTGCTCCGCTTCGCGACCGCCGGCTCGGTCGACGACGGCAAGTCCACGCTCATCGGCCGCCTGCTGCTGGACTCGAAGTCGATCTTCGAGGACCAGCTCGAGGCGGTGGAGTCGACCAGCCAGTCCAAGGGCTACGACTACACCGACCTGGCGCTGCTGACCGACGGCCTGCGCTCCGAGCGCGAGCAGGGCATCACCATCGACGTGGCCTACCGCTACTTCGCCACTCCAGCGCGCAAGTTCATCATCGCCGACACCCCGGGCCACATCCAGTACACCCGCAACATGGTGACCGGCGCCTCGACGGCCGACCTGGGCCTTGTCCTCGTCGACGCCCGCCAGGGCCTCACCGAGCAGTCCCGCCGCCACGCGGTCCTGCTCTCGCTGCTGCGCGTGCCGCACCTCGTGCTGGCCATCAACAAGATGGACCTCGTCGACTGGTCGCAGGAGGTCTACGAGAAGATCCACAAGGAGTTCTCGTCGTTCGCGACCAAGCTCAACATCCCTGACCTCGAGGTCATCCCGATCTCGGCGCTGCAGGGCGACAACGTCGTCAACCGGTCCGAGAACACCCCGTGGTACTCCGGCCCGACGCTCATGCACCACCTCGAGCACGTCCACGTCGCCTCCGACCGCGACCTCGTGGACACCCGCTTCCCGGTGCAGTACGTCATCCGCCCCAAGTCCGACCAGTACCACGACTTCCGCGGGTACGCCGGTCAGGTGGCCGGCGGCGTGCTCAAGAAGGGCGACGAGGTCGTCGTTCTGCCGAGTGGCATGACATCGACCATCTCCAAGGTCGAGCTCTTCGACCAGGAGATCCCCGAGGCATTCCCGCCCATGTCGGTGACGATCCACCTCGAGGACGACGTCGACGTCTCCCGCGGCGACATGATCGCCCGCCCGAAGAACGCCCCCAAGCCCAGCCAGGACATCGACGCGATGATCTGCTGGATGACCAACGAGCCGCTGCGTCCGCGCCAGAAGCTCGCCATCAAGCACACGACCCGCATGGGCCGCGCGATGGTCAAGGACATCCAGTACCGCCTCGACGTGAACTCGCTGCACCGCGACCAGGAGGCCGGCGAGCTCTCGCTCAACGAGATCGGCCGCGTCCAGCTGCGCACCACCGTGCCGCTGCTGTGCGACCCGTACTCGAAGAACCGCACCACGGGCTCGTTCATCCTGATCGACGAGGCCACCGGGGTCACCGTCGGCGCCGGCATGATCAACACCGCCAGCTGA
- the cysD gene encoding sulfate adenylyltransferase subunit CysD — MTNTHVDYQLSQLDQLEAESIHIFREVAAEFEKPVLMFSGGKDSIVMLRLAEKAFFPAKLPFPLLQVDTGLDFDEVLTTRDSWVERLGARMIVATIDEAIAAGHVVDDGKTSRNRMQIGTLLGAIEENGFTAAFGGGRRDEEKARAKERVYSHRDDFGQWDPKMQRPELWSLYNGRIHAGEHMRIFPLSNWTELDIWHYIHREEIEIPSIYFAHEREVVERDGMLLSIGQEIQPKGGEKVEKKMVRFRTVGDRTQTGCVESVATDTAAIIDEIAIARVTERGATRGDDRFSEAAMEDRKKEGYF, encoded by the coding sequence ATGACCAACACCCATGTCGACTACCAGCTGAGTCAGCTGGACCAGCTCGAGGCAGAGTCGATCCACATCTTCCGCGAGGTCGCCGCCGAGTTCGAGAAGCCGGTGCTGATGTTCTCCGGCGGCAAGGACTCCATCGTCATGCTCCGCCTGGCGGAGAAGGCGTTCTTCCCGGCCAAGCTCCCGTTCCCGCTGCTCCAGGTCGACACCGGCCTCGACTTCGACGAGGTGCTGACCACCCGCGACTCCTGGGTCGAGCGGCTGGGTGCGCGGATGATCGTGGCCACGATCGATGAGGCGATTGCTGCGGGCCACGTGGTCGATGACGGCAAGACCAGCCGCAACCGCATGCAGATCGGCACGTTGCTCGGCGCGATCGAGGAGAACGGCTTCACCGCCGCGTTCGGTGGCGGTCGCCGCGACGAGGAGAAGGCCCGCGCCAAGGAGCGCGTCTACTCCCACCGCGACGACTTCGGCCAGTGGGACCCGAAGATGCAGCGCCCCGAGCTGTGGAGCCTCTACAACGGCCGTATCCACGCCGGCGAGCACATGCGCATCTTCCCGCTGTCCAACTGGACCGAGCTCGACATCTGGCACTACATCCACCGCGAGGAGATCGAGATCCCCTCCATCTACTTCGCCCACGAGCGCGAGGTCGTCGAGCGCGACGGCATGCTGCTCTCCATCGGCCAGGAGATCCAGCCCAAGGGTGGCGAGAAGGTCGAGAAGAAGATGGTGCGCTTCCGCACCGTGGGTGACCGCACGCAGACCGGCTGCGTGGAGTCGGTGGCCACCGACACCGCAGCCATCATCGACGAGATCGCCATCGCCCGAGTGACGGAGCGAGGCGCCACGCGAGGCGACGACCGCTTCTCCGAGGCAGCCATGGAAGACCGCAAGAAGGAAGGCTACTTCTGA
- a CDS encoding glycoside hydrolase family 16 protein, translating into MRTTPRALAAVLAGALLVTGCSSDDGDPTPPSYEKSGSVRAQVLPQLAANGEEVESAADAAWVVDATIADAEEGTSVTLVAKDDDGWSEVDEQETDAKGRVSLTSRDSGDLHVVVGDGDDAIGAKVSTDDAPEATFTDDFDDEDSVDGPDAFWHTRDQGYTGVRTCSKASADAVEVTDGVLRLSVAEDPDREGDECQLPGKRKKFPYRVNGHVGTEGRLAFTYGFAAARIKTQAARGQHAAFWMQAVGGQGTGGPKKGGAEIDVIEYFGDDHPEGGLTSFTYFLDKNGKKQTVGGWLPNADELGDDWAEQYHVFSVEWTPKEYVFRIDDKVTQRLKGVTSGRPEFLILSLLSSDYELPRFNGKLPQTMEVDWARVWETGPK; encoded by the coding sequence ATGCGGACCACCCCCCGGGCCCTTGCGGCCGTTCTCGCAGGCGCCCTCCTCGTCACCGGCTGCAGCTCGGACGACGGTGACCCCACCCCGCCGTCGTACGAGAAGAGCGGCAGCGTGCGGGCGCAGGTGCTGCCCCAGCTCGCTGCCAACGGCGAAGAGGTCGAGTCCGCCGCCGACGCCGCCTGGGTCGTGGACGCCACGATCGCCGACGCGGAGGAGGGGACCTCGGTCACCCTGGTCGCGAAGGATGACGACGGCTGGTCCGAGGTCGACGAGCAGGAGACCGACGCCAAGGGCCGCGTCTCGCTCACCAGTCGCGACTCCGGCGACCTCCACGTGGTGGTCGGCGACGGCGACGACGCCATCGGCGCGAAGGTCTCGACCGACGACGCCCCCGAGGCGACCTTCACCGACGACTTCGACGACGAGGACAGCGTCGACGGCCCCGACGCCTTCTGGCACACCCGTGACCAGGGCTACACCGGCGTCCGAACGTGCTCCAAGGCCAGCGCGGATGCGGTCGAGGTCACCGATGGGGTGCTGCGACTGAGCGTGGCGGAGGATCCCGACCGCGAGGGCGACGAGTGCCAGCTCCCCGGGAAGCGCAAGAAGTTCCCGTACCGCGTCAACGGCCACGTCGGGACGGAGGGCCGTCTGGCCTTCACCTACGGCTTCGCGGCCGCGCGCATCAAGACCCAGGCTGCCCGCGGTCAGCACGCCGCCTTCTGGATGCAGGCGGTCGGCGGACAGGGGACCGGCGGTCCGAAGAAGGGTGGCGCCGAGATCGACGTCATCGAGTACTTCGGCGACGACCACCCCGAAGGTGGGCTGACCAGCTTCACCTACTTCCTCGACAAGAACGGCAAGAAGCAGACCGTCGGCGGTTGGCTCCCCAACGCCGACGAGCTGGGTGACGACTGGGCTGAGCAGTACCACGTCTTCTCCGTCGAGTGGACGCCCAAGGAGTACGTCTTCCGCATCGACGACAAGGTCACCCAGCGCCTCAAGGGCGTGACCTCCGGGCGTCCGGAGTTCCTCATCCTCAGCCTGCTGTCGTCGGACTACGAGCTGCCGCGCTTCAACGGCAAGCTGCCCCAGACCATGGAGGTCGACTGGGCGCGGGTGTGGGAGACGGGGCCGAAGTAG
- the dtd gene encoding D-aminoacyl-tRNA deacylase, translated as MRAVIQRVLSASVRVDGEVVGELDRPGLLVYLGVTHDDAATEVAWTARKIWDLRLLRDEQSASDVRAPVLVVSQFTLYGDARKGRRPTWQAAAPGPVSEPLYDAVCTELERLGAHVERGRFGADMRVESVNDGPITLVLDTPPSLVE; from the coding sequence ATGCGTGCCGTCATCCAGCGGGTGCTGTCCGCCAGCGTGCGGGTCGACGGCGAGGTCGTCGGCGAGCTCGACCGCCCGGGGCTCCTCGTCTACCTAGGCGTCACCCATGACGACGCCGCGACCGAGGTCGCATGGACGGCCCGCAAGATCTGGGACCTGCGCCTTCTGCGCGACGAGCAGAGCGCCAGCGACGTCCGCGCGCCCGTGCTGGTCGTCAGCCAGTTCACGCTGTACGGCGACGCGCGCAAGGGCCGCCGCCCGACGTGGCAGGCGGCCGCACCCGGCCCGGTGAGCGAGCCGCTCTACGACGCTGTCTGCACCGAGCTCGAGCGCCTCGGCGCCCACGTGGAGCGCGGCCGCTTCGGCGCCGACATGCGCGTCGAGAGCGTCAACGACGGCCCGATCACCCTCGTCCTCGACACTCCGCCCTCGCTGGTCGAGTAG
- a CDS encoding ATP-binding protein — protein MTLSASPHHVVAVTALGTQVHVEVAGGNAGSVAADLLRAWSRCDARQVDDVQGRSVRVLVDDDPAAVEDAAARGAIAGPSGSVVGDQVALAVTLQAMEANEGDLLMLRAAAVADPETGRCVVLVGPAGSGRSTAARTLARHFGYVTDDTVAFTAALDLLPYSKPLLATDDPAQGLQSPDDLGLRQAPGDLRPAAVLLLERHAEGFVPPVLTEVPTAEAIAHLSGNASYLRSLDKPLHRLAALVEEVGGVQRVDYREADDLVAVTQQLLNRPTPRDVETESAPEPTVVELLGPDTADGGGRVRRSDFVDFHVSDGIGCVMLGETVVALSFLATRVLTLLGEGSATLDRLAEALLVELGEPESGDAKSLVQTHVDDLVEVGVLTRV, from the coding sequence GTGACTCTCTCGGCCAGCCCTCACCACGTCGTCGCCGTGACAGCTCTCGGGACCCAGGTGCATGTCGAGGTCGCCGGGGGCAACGCCGGCAGCGTCGCCGCCGACCTGCTCCGCGCGTGGTCACGCTGTGACGCCCGGCAGGTCGACGATGTGCAGGGCCGAAGCGTGCGCGTGCTGGTCGACGACGACCCCGCCGCGGTCGAGGACGCCGCGGCGCGAGGCGCCATCGCAGGTCCCAGCGGGTCGGTCGTCGGCGACCAGGTCGCCCTGGCCGTCACCCTCCAGGCGATGGAGGCCAACGAGGGCGACCTCCTGATGCTGCGTGCCGCGGCCGTCGCCGACCCGGAGACGGGCCGATGCGTCGTGCTGGTCGGCCCCGCCGGCAGTGGGCGGTCGACCGCAGCCCGGACGCTCGCGCGCCACTTCGGCTACGTCACCGACGACACCGTCGCCTTCACCGCGGCACTCGACCTGCTGCCCTACAGCAAGCCGCTGCTCGCGACCGACGACCCGGCGCAGGGCCTGCAGTCCCCCGACGACCTCGGCCTGCGCCAGGCACCGGGCGACCTCCGCCCGGCGGCGGTGCTCCTGCTCGAGCGCCACGCCGAGGGCTTCGTCCCGCCCGTGCTCACCGAGGTCCCCACCGCGGAGGCGATCGCCCACCTGTCGGGCAACGCGTCCTACCTGCGCTCGCTCGACAAGCCCCTGCACCGCCTGGCAGCGCTCGTCGAGGAGGTCGGCGGCGTGCAACGGGTCGACTACCGCGAGGCCGACGACCTGGTCGCCGTCACCCAGCAGCTGCTCAACCGCCCGACGCCGCGCGACGTCGAGACGGAGTCGGCGCCCGAGCCGACCGTCGTCGAGCTCCTCGGACCCGACACCGCCGACGGCGGCGGGCGCGTACGCCGCAGCGACTTCGTCGACTTCCACGTCAGCGACGGCATCGGCTGCGTGATGCTCGGCGAGACCGTCGTCGCGCTGTCCTTCCTGGCCACCCGCGTCCTCACCCTGCTCGGAGAGGGGTCGGCCACCCTCGACCGGCTCGCCGAGGCGCTCCTCGTCGAGCTCGGCGAGCCCGAGTCCGGCGACGCCAAGTCGCTGGTGCAGACCCACGTCGACGACCTCGTCGAGGTCGGCGTCCTCACCCGCGTCTGA
- a CDS encoding 3-keto-5-aminohexanoate cleavage protein, producing the protein MDELLITVAPTGAETAKADCPQLPTTPEEVARTAADCEAAGAAMIHIHVRDTSHQPTLDQGLLREWVAAVRESSSLVVQLSTGGSVHDPLDERLKVLDAEPDSCSLTMGTTNFGDDVFLNPWPFVKDLYQLALERGVAPEFELFDLGQVHALGRLIRQYGVPAGGKVHVDFVMGVPGGMPGTAPALVAGVAALPPEVTSWSATGIGRSTLSVAMASLSMGGHLRVGMEDVLTISRGVPVESNAQLVERAVELGRIAQRTPMKPAQCRELLGLA; encoded by the coding sequence ATGGACGAACTCCTCATCACGGTGGCACCGACGGGCGCCGAGACGGCGAAGGCCGACTGCCCGCAGCTCCCGACCACCCCGGAGGAGGTGGCCCGCACGGCGGCCGACTGCGAAGCGGCCGGCGCGGCGATGATCCACATCCACGTGCGCGACACCTCCCACCAGCCCACCCTCGACCAGGGCCTGCTGCGCGAGTGGGTCGCCGCGGTGCGCGAGTCGTCCTCGCTCGTCGTCCAGCTCTCCACCGGCGGCTCGGTGCACGACCCGCTCGACGAGCGGCTCAAGGTGCTCGACGCCGAGCCCGACTCGTGCTCGCTCACCATGGGCACGACCAACTTCGGCGACGACGTCTTCCTCAACCCGTGGCCCTTCGTGAAGGACCTCTACCAGCTCGCCCTGGAGCGCGGTGTGGCGCCGGAGTTCGAGCTCTTCGACCTCGGGCAGGTGCACGCGCTCGGCCGCCTCATCCGGCAGTACGGCGTCCCGGCCGGCGGCAAGGTGCACGTCGACTTCGTGATGGGCGTCCCCGGCGGCATGCCCGGCACCGCCCCCGCGCTCGTCGCCGGCGTCGCCGCGCTCCCGCCCGAGGTGACCTCGTGGTCGGCCACCGGCATCGGCCGCTCCACGCTGTCGGTCGCGATGGCCTCGCTGTCGATGGGCGGCCACCTGCGCGTCGGCATGGAGGACGTGCTCACCATCAGCCGCGGCGTGCCGGTCGAGTCCAACGCCCAGCTCGTCGAGCGCGCGGTCGAGCTGGGACGGATCGCGCAGCGTACGCCGATGAAGCCTGCGCAGTGCCGCGAGCTGCTCGGGCTGGCCTGA
- a CDS encoding polysaccharide biosynthesis tyrosine autokinase has protein sequence MELQDYWRTVRRRWRLVLGSVLVVLAVAAVWTWSVTPTYASTTRIFVSTSQTDENSAYTGNLFATQRVASYADLVTSNQLAERVADDLGDTDAMDLREQVTASAVPETVLLEIQATDADAERARDIAQAYAEQLQLLVEELETPRGETTAVVKATLIDDAQVARTPVAPQPLRNLALAGILGLLLGVGLAVARELLDTSVKTADDIAEITSAPVLGNIFQDTDAKRAPSEVLFTATPWAEAFRVLRTSMQYVDIDNAQKVIVITSSLPGEGKSTTAVNLAVTLTQAGQKVALVECDLRRPLIADRLELDGAIGTTSVLIGKVSAQDVMQQYADTSLDVMVCGQIPPNPSELLQSQAMEMLLLDLRQRYDVVILDAPPLLPVTDAALLATRADGAVVVVSHGRTTRDQLSTAIERLGSVDATTLGVVVNQAPAKKSASGYGYGYGYAPLEDEAVTAGGGKRRRR, from the coding sequence GTGGAGCTGCAGGACTACTGGCGCACCGTTCGACGGCGGTGGCGGCTGGTTCTCGGGAGTGTCCTGGTGGTCCTGGCGGTCGCCGCGGTGTGGACCTGGTCGGTGACCCCGACCTACGCCTCCACCACCCGGATCTTCGTCTCGACCAGCCAGACCGACGAGAACTCCGCCTACACCGGCAACCTGTTCGCCACCCAGCGCGTGGCGTCGTACGCCGACCTGGTGACCAGCAACCAGCTCGCCGAGCGCGTGGCCGACGACCTCGGCGACACCGACGCGATGGACCTGCGCGAGCAGGTCACCGCCTCGGCCGTCCCGGAGACGGTGCTCCTCGAGATCCAGGCCACTGACGCCGACGCGGAGCGCGCCCGCGACATCGCGCAGGCCTACGCCGAGCAGCTGCAGCTCCTCGTGGAGGAGCTCGAGACGCCCCGCGGCGAGACCACTGCCGTCGTCAAGGCCACCCTCATCGACGACGCCCAGGTCGCCCGCACGCCCGTCGCGCCGCAACCGCTGCGCAACCTCGCGCTCGCCGGCATCCTCGGGCTCCTGCTGGGCGTCGGCCTGGCCGTGGCACGCGAGCTCCTCGACACCAGCGTCAAGACCGCCGACGACATCGCCGAGATCACCTCGGCCCCGGTCCTCGGCAACATCTTCCAGGACACCGACGCCAAGCGCGCCCCGAGCGAGGTGCTCTTCACCGCGACCCCGTGGGCCGAGGCGTTCCGCGTGCTGCGCACCAGCATGCAGTACGTCGACATCGACAACGCCCAGAAGGTCATCGTCATCACCAGCTCGCTGCCCGGCGAGGGCAAGAGCACGACCGCGGTGAACCTCGCGGTCACCCTCACCCAGGCCGGCCAGAAGGTCGCCCTGGTCGAGTGCGACCTCCGCCGTCCGCTCATCGCCGACCGCCTCGAGCTCGACGGCGCGATCGGCACCACCAGCGTGCTGATCGGCAAGGTCAGCGCCCAGGACGTCATGCAGCAGTACGCCGACACGTCGCTCGACGTCATGGTCTGCGGCCAGATCCCGCCCAACCCGTCGGAGCTCCTGCAGTCGCAGGCGATGGAGATGCTGCTGCTCGACCTGCGGCAGCGCTACGACGTCGTCATCCTCGACGCGCCGCCGCTGCTGCCGGTGACCGACGCCGCACTGCTCGCCACCCGCGCCGACGGTGCGGTCGTCGTGGTCAGCCACGGGCGTACGACGCGCGACCAGCTGTCGACGGCCATCGAGCGGCTCGGCTCCGTCGACGCCACCACGCTGGGCGTGGTGGTCAACCAGGCGCCTGCCAAGAAGTCCGCGAGCGGCTACGGCTATGGCTACGGCTACGCCCCGCTCGAGGACGAGGCCGTGACGGCCGGGGGCGGCAAGCGCCGCCGTCGCTGA
- a CDS encoding sulfite exporter TauE/SafE family protein, protein MAELLTVTFFSILAAGFLVGIVVGLTGMGGGALMTPALLFLGVGEAATVVTADLTAAAVYKSGGAIVHKREGSPNMRLAMWLMIGSIPMALLGPHLVAWFTDDTEELNHVLVISIGFALLLAAATYALRLYVNLRRVRAGTHVHDDNPAIRIVPTLLVGMLGGLLVGITSVGSGSVIMIALLMLYPGLSAVRLVGTDLVQAVPLVLAAAISNIALHGIDWTILIPLLIGSVPGTILGSSLAPRVPQSFIRRGIVVVLTMSGVALLDKSGWAPLGVEETHPMLIAGIGLVVLVVLPIVWGFLRKQQGLPMFGSPTIAQLEDPDYQPGLVGMKKVDRP, encoded by the coding sequence GTGGCTGAGCTGCTGACCGTCACGTTCTTCTCGATCCTCGCTGCCGGCTTCCTCGTCGGCATCGTCGTCGGCCTGACCGGCATGGGCGGTGGCGCCCTGATGACCCCGGCGCTGCTGTTCCTCGGCGTCGGGGAGGCCGCCACCGTCGTGACCGCCGACCTCACCGCGGCCGCGGTCTACAAGTCCGGCGGCGCGATCGTGCACAAGCGCGAGGGCTCGCCCAACATGCGGCTCGCGATGTGGCTGATGATCGGCTCCATCCCGATGGCGCTGCTCGGGCCCCACCTGGTCGCGTGGTTCACCGACGACACCGAAGAGCTCAACCACGTGCTGGTCATCAGCATCGGCTTCGCGCTCCTGCTCGCCGCGGCGACGTACGCCCTGCGCCTCTACGTCAACCTCCGCCGCGTCCGCGCGGGCACCCACGTCCACGACGACAACCCCGCCATCCGGATCGTGCCGACGCTGCTCGTCGGCATGCTTGGCGGCCTGCTCGTGGGCATCACCAGCGTCGGCTCCGGCTCGGTCATCATGATCGCCCTGCTGATGCTCTACCCCGGCCTGTCGGCCGTGCGGCTCGTCGGCACCGACCTCGTGCAGGCCGTGCCGCTGGTCCTGGCCGCGGCGATCTCCAACATCGCCCTCCACGGCATCGACTGGACGATCCTGATCCCCCTCCTCATCGGCTCGGTGCCCGGCACGATCCTCGGGTCCAGCCTCGCCCCGCGCGTGCCGCAGTCCTTCATCCGCCGCGGCATCGTGGTCGTGCTGACGATGAGCGGCGTCGCGCTGCTCGACAAGTCGGGCTGGGCGCCCCTCGGCGTCGAGGAGACCCACCCCATGCTCATCGCCGGCATCGGCCTCGTCGTGCTGGTGGTCCTGCCCATCGTCTGGGGCTTCCTGCGCAAGCAGCAGGGCCTGCCGATGTTCGGCTCGCCGACCATCGCCCAGCTCGAGGACCCGGACTACCAGCCCGGGCTCGTGGGGATGAAGAAGGTCGACCGGCCCTAG
- a CDS encoding arsenate reductase/protein-tyrosine-phosphatase family protein, giving the protein MTEPLAVLFVCTANICRSPFLELTARRLSGPDSGVEFSSAGTHGFDSHAMDDAMVATLAEDTSSGFASRRLTGPILAEADLVLTAEATHRSFILEEFPQHLRKVFTVGQFAAAAEEHPDLRGRELVAAVGARRTAARREHDIADPYRRGESAAATAADTMSRMLGVIVPRLAPGGSGG; this is encoded by the coding sequence ATGACTGAGCCGCTCGCGGTGCTCTTCGTCTGCACCGCCAACATCTGCCGCTCGCCCTTCCTCGAGCTCACCGCGCGCCGCCTGTCCGGCCCCGACTCGGGGGTCGAGTTCTCCAGCGCGGGCACCCACGGCTTCGACAGCCACGCGATGGACGACGCCATGGTCGCCACGCTCGCCGAGGACACCTCGTCCGGCTTCGCCAGCCGCCGCCTCACCGGGCCGATCCTCGCCGAGGCCGACCTGGTGCTGACCGCGGAGGCCACGCACCGCAGCTTCATCCTGGAGGAGTTCCCCCAGCACCTGCGCAAGGTCTTCACCGTCGGCCAGTTCGCCGCAGCGGCGGAGGAGCACCCCGACCTGCGCGGGCGCGAGCTGGTCGCCGCGGTCGGCGCACGTCGTACGGCGGCGCGCCGCGAGCACGACATCGCCGACCCCTACCGGCGCGGGGAATCGGCTGCGGCCACGGCAGCAGACACAATGTCGCGAATGTTGGGTGTGATCGTCCCTCGGCTCGCTCCAGGAGGCTCCGGTGGCTGA